One Microbacterium trichothecenolyticum DNA window includes the following coding sequences:
- the purN gene encoding phosphoribosylglycinamide formyltransferase, whose protein sequence is MLTVAVLISGTGSNLRALLEAAAAPDFPARVVAVGADREADGFAHAEHFGIPTFLVPFAAFASREEWGAELGAQLAVWNPDLVVLSGMMRLLPADLVAEWEPRIINTHPAYLPEFPGAHGVRDALAAGVEQTGASVIVVDSGVDTGPILAQERIPVLPGDDEDSLHERIKPVERRLLIDVVRRIAEGELDLAAAASRTV, encoded by the coding sequence GTGCTCACGGTCGCCGTTCTCATCTCCGGCACCGGCTCCAACCTCCGCGCCCTGCTCGAGGCGGCTGCCGCCCCCGACTTTCCGGCGCGCGTGGTGGCGGTCGGCGCCGACCGCGAGGCCGACGGCTTCGCCCACGCCGAGCACTTCGGCATCCCGACCTTCCTCGTCCCGTTCGCGGCTTTCGCGTCGCGAGAGGAGTGGGGCGCAGAACTCGGTGCGCAACTCGCCGTCTGGAACCCCGACCTCGTCGTGCTGAGCGGCATGATGCGCCTGCTGCCGGCCGACCTCGTCGCCGAGTGGGAGCCGCGCATCATCAACACCCACCCCGCATACCTGCCCGAGTTCCCGGGCGCGCACGGCGTGCGCGACGCGCTTGCGGCCGGCGTCGAACAGACCGGAGCGAGCGTCATCGTCGTCGACTCCGGCGTCGACACGGGGCCGATCCTCGCGCAGGAGCGCATCCCCGTGCTCCCCGGCGACGATGAGGACTCGCTGCACGAGCGCATCAAGCCCGTCGAACGACGCCTGCTGATCGACGTCGTGCGCCGCATCGCCGAGGGCGAGCTCGACCTCGCCGCGGCGGCATCCCGAACCGTTTGA
- the purH gene encoding bifunctional phosphoribosylaminoimidazolecarboxamide formyltransferase/IMP cyclohydrolase yields MAGPRHDPADYRPRDVVPIRRALVSVSDKTGLLELGEALAAAGVEIVSTGGSATLLRDAGYDVTDVSAVTGFPESLDGRVKTLHPNVHAGLLADLRLASHEAQLEELGIRPFELVVVNLYPFVETVASGAEGDDVVEQIDIGGPAMVRASAKNHANVAIVVSPESYPAIIEALRTDGGTSLVQRRELAARAFSHTAAYDTAVSTWFAEGTLGDDIDLPAHLTIQAERLSTLRYGENAHQRAAIYTRVGGHGIAQATQLQGKEMSYNNYVDADAALRAAFDMVKPAVAIIKHANPCGIAVAAPNALDPIASAHLRAHECDPVSAFGGVIAANRTVTLKMAENLRDIFTEVIIAPDFEPEALEVFKLKKNLRVLQLPDDWRQESMDVRLVSGGLLLQDADRFPADIESVAKDWELVSGERPADEDMTNLIFAWKACRAVKSNAIVLAKGSATVGIGMGQVNRVDSCRLAVERAGDRAAGSIAASDAFFPFADGPQVLIDAGITAIIQPGGSVRDAEVIDAARAAGVTMFFTGERHFFH; encoded by the coding sequence ATGGCCGGACCCCGCCACGACCCCGCCGACTACCGTCCCCGCGACGTCGTCCCGATCCGCCGCGCGCTGGTGTCGGTGAGCGACAAGACCGGTCTGCTCGAACTCGGTGAGGCGCTCGCCGCCGCCGGCGTCGAGATCGTCTCGACCGGAGGCTCGGCCACGCTGCTGCGCGACGCCGGCTACGACGTCACCGACGTCTCGGCCGTCACCGGCTTCCCCGAGTCGCTCGACGGACGCGTCAAGACGCTGCACCCGAACGTGCACGCCGGGCTCCTCGCCGACCTGCGGCTCGCTTCGCACGAAGCGCAGCTCGAAGAGCTCGGCATCCGGCCCTTCGAGCTCGTCGTGGTGAACCTGTACCCGTTCGTGGAGACCGTGGCATCCGGTGCCGAGGGCGACGACGTCGTGGAGCAGATCGACATCGGCGGCCCCGCCATGGTGCGCGCGTCGGCGAAGAACCATGCCAACGTCGCCATCGTCGTCTCGCCCGAGTCGTACCCGGCGATCATCGAGGCCCTCCGCACCGACGGCGGCACCTCGCTGGTGCAGCGGCGCGAGCTCGCCGCCCGCGCGTTCTCGCACACCGCCGCCTACGACACCGCGGTGTCGACGTGGTTCGCCGAGGGCACGCTCGGCGACGACATCGACCTGCCGGCGCACCTGACCATCCAGGCCGAGCGCCTGTCGACGCTGCGCTACGGCGAGAACGCGCACCAGCGCGCCGCGATCTACACGCGCGTCGGCGGACACGGCATCGCCCAGGCCACGCAGCTGCAGGGCAAGGAGATGTCGTACAACAACTACGTCGACGCCGATGCGGCCCTTCGCGCGGCGTTCGACATGGTCAAGCCCGCGGTGGCGATCATCAAGCACGCCAACCCGTGCGGCATCGCCGTGGCCGCACCCAACGCGCTCGACCCGATCGCCTCGGCGCATCTGCGCGCGCACGAGTGCGACCCCGTGTCCGCCTTCGGCGGCGTGATCGCGGCGAACCGCACCGTGACGCTGAAGATGGCCGAGAACCTCCGCGACATCTTCACCGAGGTCATCATCGCGCCCGACTTCGAGCCCGAGGCGCTCGAGGTGTTCAAGCTCAAGAAGAACCTCCGCGTCCTGCAGCTGCCGGACGACTGGCGCCAGGAGTCGATGGACGTCCGTCTCGTGTCGGGCGGCCTGCTGCTGCAGGATGCCGACCGGTTCCCCGCCGACATCGAGTCGGTCGCGAAGGACTGGGAGCTCGTCTCGGGCGAGCGCCCCGCCGACGAGGACATGACGAACCTCATCTTCGCGTGGAAGGCCTGCCGCGCCGTCAAGTCGAACGCCATCGTGCTCGCCAAGGGCTCCGCGACGGTCGGCATCGGCATGGGGCAGGTCAACCGCGTCGACTCGTGCCGCCTCGCCGTGGAGCGGGCGGGGGATCGCGCGGCCGGTTCGATCGCGGCCTCCGACGCCTTCTTCCCCTTCGCCGACGGACCGCAGGTGCTCATCGACGCCGGGATCACGGCGATCATCCAGCCCGGCGGGTCGGTGCGGGACGCCGAGGTCATCGACGCCGCGCGCGCCGCGGGTGTGACGATGTTCTTCACCGGGGAGCGCCACTTCTTCCACTGA